AAAACTCTTGAAATGGGATCTGATTTGACATTGACTATATTTTGTCCCATGATCGCAGAGATGTGTCAAGTGTAAcatttactgtttacagtttaaaaaGTGTAAATGTAATCACAATGTATTGAACATTGATTATTGAAATGATTACAAATTGAGAAAAACTCAAGATGAAGAGTGAAACCTCTCAATTTACATCACACCATGTGGTTGTTTTCTTACTAACATTTTTTaggtaacatttatttatttatatgtcagATCTTATGTACAACCTGTTACTGTTGCTAATCATTAACATAACCCAGGAATTGTGCTGTGACTTGATTACATCTGAAAATATGACTGATAATTTCATCTGGAGACactataaaaatacatgtaccagCTTCAAGAGGGTGGTAACGGGGGTACCTACATGACGAATAACTGTAAAATACCGAAGCTAAAATACTTGCCAAATGATGTTAATGGTAttttttggtgcatgacgatcaatgttctccccaggatttttgaaTAACGCTGTGGTAAGCGTGTGATTTTTGACAGTTCTCAGTAACTTTGTTGTGGCATGCGGTTTGTTTATAAATGGTTTTCTCTTGTTATGATGTACATGTCCTCATGGAAATTAACCAACTGTCGTAATCAAAGAACATTAAACACAATGGATGGAGCAATTATTGGAATTGTACAGACATGTTGTTTTGAAATAGACAATTCTTGTCTAGTTGATAATATAAATTCCAGTAGGATTATATATTATGGCACtgtttataacaaacctttccaTTGAAACTACTGTTATTTAAAAGTGACATATTCTTTGACACCACAAGcgaaataatctttaaaaatatgaagaaaaacagagtcttcaacatgttcaaggttTAGTTACAAAACTTGTCACAATACTAAACACTGGTGCTGAAATAACTACCTTTGGAACCTCATTAATGAGGTCCCAATTTGACTTAAATTTTGTGGATgttcaaatactttttaaaatatattgatagTTCTTGCTTTTCTTGAAGGGGCCTCTGTTGCTGAGTTGTTTTTATTCCttcaacttatttttatggataagAGACGAGGTGGACCTCTGTTAGCaaactatttccattctcaatttagtATGGTGaatcaataaattattaaactatTTTTGCTGGCCCTCTGGCATGgcagaaaaacaatttaaaaaaaaatcacatatgaAACTTTGAGACAACTTaaataacttataaataataacaataacaattgttttatgatgtgacattttatatgatatatatattctatGATATTCTCTTCATGtgaatcaaaattttaattttatcttcattatatgtttatgtgttaagaatcagaatgtattgtgtattgttgtcattatGTCCCGTcaggggcccttaattggaaaataaagaacTTTGAACTTTGAGTTGtctaaaaatacatgtacatttatatgtaGTATGATGAGAGTTTTTGCAATATTTCCAATTATACACTGTGTACTATGTTCATTGTTTGGATTGTCCATTTAATATCTGAATATGTGTATAGTGatttttttgtcatgaattaATATATCATATCTTTTCAAATGATCTTTTAATTTGTCAAATCTGTATGTCTGATTGACAAGCAATCACATGAGAAAATTACAAATATAGACTACAAAACTCAATACCAGTCCTTCTTAATAACTGTTTGTTACTAAATCACATAAATTATTAACTTAAGTAACAATTCAAACATTTATCTTTTGTTAGTTATGCCTTTTTCCATGCAACAAGAAAGACCTTCAGCAATGTCAAAACTACTATTTCGGCAGAGTGGACACCTTCCTTTCATAACTCTACTGTTAACAAGACACAACCAGACAAGGTAATATATGTGTAAAACATTTAGCAGATAACCCAGAGATTTCAAATGCATCTATAGTGGTAAGAATAATATAGAATTGCACATTTCTTTAAAACATGTTTCTTTAACTCTTGTCAAAAATTTTTTTGGAATTGGCCTGttcaatttttgaattttatagaaATGTAAAGTTTGACTTTATCCACAAACTTTGATCATATTCATAAACTGATTTAAACAATGCTACTCCATTTCCAATAGATCCATATAGAAAGATAGATAAAGTTGATGGAATGCCTTTATGTAACCAATTTAATCAAGATGGCAGCGATGATAACACAAATAAGCTCAgcgtaatttttttaatttattttaactttcattcgttattccattaaaaaattattaccaaaacatttatttgaatgaTTATGAGATATTATTCTAGTTTATTTAGTAAATAATATGTTCATGCGCCAAGCCAATTCAATGACATGaatatacaattaacatgtattAGAGGTTACAGGTGTGAAAAATAGATTTCTTAAAtccaattttaaataattataaggATAATAcacctttttaaaggaattttattggtgtataaactggaccagtcactcacaaacatatcataaaagtcctGTGGTCTTGAATTTGCTTGTGCGTGACTTGGTCATGTTTTTACACCAATACATTCCTTTAGAATGGCATTCAATTGTATATTAACTGATGCTGTTACTAAAATGTAATCAGTTTAAGAATCATTGGCTGTAACCaacacacatttttaatgttttaatacttttataaTTTGACAGATATGGAATTCTCACACAATGTTTGACAATCCTAAAGATGCTGAACCATTCCTTGGAATGTTAGATGGGGCCTTTCTTATATCTTATGCCGTGGTATGCCTTTACTTAAGTTAAGACTATATTATTTTTGtcagaaagtgtttttttttaaagattaactgATTTTCAAGGAAAGAAGTTATAACATTGACAAGCGTGATAATGATACTATATtgaaatcaacatttttttttattttcttaattagaCTTTTATATCTTCATTCTTAATGTGTAAAATTTTAGTTGTTTGCTGATAAATTTTAATGTCaagtatgtttcttttttttttataatttaaaatggtAACTATATTTGTAGGGACTCTATATCAGTGGAATTATTGGCGACAGGTAAGaaactaaagggagataactcataatAAATTATTGTGTATTAATTGTATTATGTTAACAcctctaaaaataaaacaagtggTAAGAAGAATCTTAAATTGGAGGAAGACACACCATATTTTGATCATTGATGTATGCAGAATCAGCCTTATAAATGTATGAGTATGACAGTAAAGTTTCTAAGCAATAGCCAATAGTGCtggttttctatattttatgatttaagagCTGTCTTGCCAAAGACTAACACTGAAATACATACTCCTCATGTCTGTACAAACAATTCAtgaatgtaaaaaagaaaaaatacaagaaaatacATTGACACATGAAGtttgaatatatttacaaaaattaaaaaaaaaacaaaaaaaagtaataaGATGAAGGGCATTGTTGACCCATAATTCTGAGATTTTACAAATAAAGCTAGTGATTTATTCCTGGGGTAGCATTTTATGTTCAAATTGATTAATTTACATTCCAGATTGAATATGAGATTAGTTCTGTCTTTTGGGATGGTTTCATCAGGCTTGAGTGTAAGTTATTCATAAATGCATAGGATTTAAATGAAacaaagattaaatttaaattgtcaacaaaattccaaataagtataatttttttttacaatatgatataatttgaatttaatattcaaaatcaatttatatGAGAATAGGGAGTCTGAGATATACGgtttccaattagacaactatctaGCAACGACAAAAAGGACAAGGAttttaacaactacaggtcattGTACTGCTTTCAGTACAGATAAGAAAAGATTTTGTAGGCCATCATGATATCTTTGTTGTAACAGAGTTGTCTCGCATGCTAGAGTTAATTTCCTGTGGAGGAacattttttagttaaaaaatctAGGAAGTTATGTAACAGTACACAGGTGATCACAAAGACTATTTGGATAGCTTATTCCTTAAAAttgatagatataaaaaaaaaataggacataaagactaatagttatcaaaggtaccaggattgtaatttagtacgccagacgcgcttttcgtctacataagactcattagtgacgctcaaatcaaaatatttataaaatcaaacaagtacaaagttgaagagcattgaggatccaaaattccaaaaagttgtgccaaatacggctacggtaatctatgcctgggataagaaaatccttagtttttcgaaaaatacaggaaatttataaaaatgaccacattattgatattcatgtcaacagcgaagtgttgactactgggctgatgataccctcggggacgaaacgtccaccagcagtggcatcgacccagtggtaataaactctgaaaatttgatacttttaatCCTATAATTATTGTTTGCTACATAAGTGAGaaataaatatgtaatacatgtacaagactACAAGTATAGTACTTTGACATTGCACTTACAATTTAAGGAGGTCATTGGATGCACCGCACCTTCTTATGCTTAGAATGCTTTTATTACTATAAGTATGTTCATGTATTTTGTTAGTGTAGGTATTTATATTTTGGAATGTTTTTAAATGGTTTCCTTGCTAAACTAAGCATGATAATTAtgttaacatgttttatttttcacagGTATTTATATTTGGGACTCTGTTTGAGTGGATTGGTTACTacaataaatatgtatatgtagTAGTATGGATATTGAATGGACTTCTCCAGTCAACAGGCTGGCCTACTGTTGTAGCTGTAATGGGGAACTGGTTTGGTAGATCAAGGTAAATATTTAATGAGATTTATAGTAAGACaaagttataaatataataataaaattgagaattggatgtttcaaagagacaacaacctgaccaaagagcagaaagccaccaatggatcttcaacatAGCAACAAATATGCATCCTGAGGCAGACTTCAGCTGGTCGctaaaaaatatgtactagttcagtgaaatggacatcatactaaactccaagacCAGAACCTTGTTTTTACACACATATTAAAGTTGTGCACCTGCTATTACAAAAAGACTGAACAATTTGGTGGCAGCAACATCTATAGTTTTCAACCAAGATCCTTGaggctttatcatgtttatagcaaAGTTTGTACACATATTGAAGTTTAACATCTTCCATTGTGGAGCTGTTTACAGATTTTTTCCTTCTATATTTGTTTTGCCTGCATTGGTAGTGGAATAAAAGTAAATGGGATCCTAATCATTCATCTATTTTTTCATCAGAAAGTTTGATGCAAAGTGTTTGCAATAAACTTAGTGAAATCTGTACTAGCATGAGCAGAGTGTGTATTGTACATACCAGTACTATGCAATTCAATCAGAAGATTTGCTCTAGAATCTGATGTTATGTAAACCTAAAACAAAATCTTCCATTCTGACAGGAATGAAAACTATGATgcatttgttttgtctttttagtCGAGGTTTTGTGCTAGGTTTATGGAGTGCCTGTGCATCTGTTGGGAATATCATAGGAGCACTTCTAGCTTCAGCAGTCCTAGATTATGGATATGATGTAAGTCGATGTGCTACATTTGGTATAAATTCGTTTCTTAGAGAAATACTTTTTCCAATTTCATCACATAAACATTTTGCAATAATCTTTGTGtcaaaaaattttaaattcaagaaaataaaatttgacaatgaaaatattgtttgatAAATTAGTTTCAATGCAGatatacaatgtaaaaaaaatattgaaaaatatgagggtatttttgttttacatttcagTATGCTTTCTTGTTATCATCAACAGTACTGATGGCTGGAGGAGTAGCCATATTCTTTGGTTTGGTCAGTACGCCTAAAGAACTAGgtatgaaataatatattttgataatttaagaaaattgACATACTTTTTAGTGTCATGGTCTGAAATATTTGCATAGTGTACATAACCGATTTTTGTCAGTTCATGGGTAACCTCTTTTGGTAAAAAGTAAATGATATTTGGTTTAATTAGCATTGACAGATTATATTTCACTTGAGTTTATTTGGTCtgtcccctcagtcatggtctattgacatTTTAAGATTATGCATAGtttatatgttaaatatttgCCATTTTCAATTTGAAGATTTGCATTGTACCATCAACATTACATACAGTAGAGTGCTCTCTCTGTGTCAACTGTTTATTTAATTCTGAGAGCCAAAATAGTGACCTAATCATACCCTCTCTTTGACAGCGAAGAAACTTGTAGCAACAAGTAAACATTATAGGTATgggatttgcttattgttgaaggctgtgcagtGAACTATAACTgtgtttgtgtcatttggtctctttgtgaagagttgtctcattgtcaatcataccacatcatcttttttatattatagtttattttttgattttgaaaaggtTTACCTGTTCCTGATGAGATGATCACAAACCAAGAAGTTACCATTGATGCTAACTCTGTCAATACTTCAGGTAAGTACACAACTGTATATAGTAGTTGTTCATAAAGGCCAAGGTATTCTTAACTTTTATACACAGATGATAATTAATTAtcttttacctttttttaatgCTTATCTATCTAATAATTTTTGTCCAGTTATAGGAATAACTACTttcattatattttctgtgttaaaTCTTCATTCatgatttgtaaaataaatactCATGGgtaactttgttaaaaaaaacctatgCACTATAATAACTTAATTTAATTTCTGTATTTATTTTGATTCTTTATtacatttttagaaaatatagaATCTATAGAAAGTGATAGTGATGATACAGAAAGTGGACGTCTTCTTCGTAGATCCTCAAGTCGAGAATCAGAAGTTGTTTCACGACCTAAAGCTCTGGGTTTTATTCAAGCTTTATTATTACCTGGAGTTATATTGGTAAGTTATAAGAATCGTCATCACACACATGTACTACTAAATCTGACTTCAGGTTTTTTTAAACTGTAGTTATTTCTAGCTATAGGTTGGAGGAGAAATGATCAGATACCTGCTGTCTCTGAAGAGCTTTTGCCAAATTTCTTTGCTTGaatgggatttaaaaaaaataaaaactttagatTTATGTTTTTAAAGTTAAGGTTGGAAATGACAAGCAATtgacaaaagtcaaatttatcaaatcaaattTTGAGAGGTAAGGTTTAAGTGTGAAGACCTTTGGACATACTGGGACAGACTGAGTTTGGGGAATCTGCTAAAATTTTGTCTATAATACAGTTAAAAAAGGGGGAGAGCaccataatacatgtatatttgaaaataGAGGGAAAAAACAAATAGTTATTATGTATAGATCTTGGGCATGctatttctacatgttctatacaTGCTcatttaagctaaaaaaaaacaacttttttttattttcagtatgCCTTATCATATGCCTGTTTGAAGTTTGTGAATTATTCCTTCTTCTTTTGGCTGCCATTTTATTTACATGGAGCCTTTGGTTGGAAGGAGACAGTAGCAGACGACATATCTATATGGTATGATGTTGGTGGAATTATAGGTATGTATAAGACTCGTTCAGTACAATTTTTGTCTTCCGTTACATTTTTCATCACAAGATATTTtctaataaaacataattttttgtttgtactTATAAATACATCTTTTAATGGTAATGATTGATAGTCACACATATTTTGTTTAGAAAGGAATTTTGAAGGTTTAAACTAATGTGTTATCATGCTTCATTTGAATGACCAAGAAGAAAAGGTCAACATTTAAAAAACCTAAATGACTTTCAAATAAGTAAAGtcaaggattttttttacatcaataaaaAACAGCAACTCAATTGTAAAAATACCCACTGAGGACATAAGGTGGACAACAGCAAACATTGTCTTGTTTCTGTCTGCACTTAATATACATCAAATATTTTCCCCTGGATGATTAGCAAATACAAACAATCAAAACTACATCTCCAAATCTAATTTGCCTCATATTTGGACAAACTGGTGATTTACCTGGCTTTGGATAGTCTTATGATATAGATTGATTGTTGCTTAATCATTAAGTTAATGTCCTGTGTCTAATTATATAGCCCGGTTTAACTAGTTATTTTCTGTACCCTGACATCCACCTTTTAATCTTGATTTGATGAATAACATTTAATTGATTAGTGTTTGCCTTATTAAAATTAAGCCGCCTCAGCACATAAAGACTATATTGTAGCAATAGGGTATAACATATTGGTACAAAGAAAATAagaatgtataataaaatatcagTTCAGAAAAAGCACTTAACTTTGAGATATCTGTACTTAACATGGCAAAAGCACAAGTCAATTCTGTACAAGTATAACAATAATTGATAATACCTTATCAATGAATCCTCACAATTACAGAAGTAAAAACATGTCCAAAGTAATGAACTTTGACAGGCATTTTTTCATTAGCAGCAatttaaccttatttaaaaaaatcctcaTTACATAAAATTTGTTAGCTGGTCCGATGTTCAGTTTCTTCTTAGATGTAGcctgttattataaataaaacaatatcctTTGcgatattttatgaaaaaacaccTTAATGATGTGGCTATGAAAAAGATCTTATGTTGCTACTGACCTTGGTTGTTCAATATTATCAGTAACGGTAATGAGTATATATTTGTATGACCTAATTAGGAATTATCAAGAGAATATGTTCATTGAAATTATGTGTGATTCCTTATCATGCAAGTTTTATatcaatgtatttgtttttctattacagGTGGCACTATAGCAGGTTTTATATCTGATAGATTTAGAAAAAGATCCCTCATAGTAATTCCAATGTTAGTTTTAGCAATACCAGCTTTATTTATCTATAGTCGTAAGTATAATTTTGTAAGTAGTTAATGAATAGATTAGTAGAAATAGACAACTTTCCAGTTCgatgcatttctgtcaaaaactttggttttagtgaacatcactCATGTGTTAAGGGGTGTCATCACTTCCATTCTCATGTTGAGCAAGTGGATGGAAAACTATGATGCTATATTGCACAAATAATTCGACAAATTGACTTCTAAAAGTTGACTATCAGCACTTCTGTCATTAGGGAACTGTGATTTAGAACCTACAgtacaaacattatttctagtttatcttgCAAAGTGACAATCACACAGACTCTTGATGAAcataaatagtgcagggatacaggagATCCCCTCtctctggtaaatgacgtcataaaggcacGCAAAATTGTCAAGTTTTTTCCGGTGATggacaaactcgaaagtggtctattgcatACGGATGTGTATGAAAATAGAGACTATTgcattaatactttttttttgctattttatgcttaaaatttatatacatttgGTGTTCAAAAAGAGGGGGATGGGAAGTGTTCGCCCTCTATGCCCTCCTGGATCCGTCTTATAAGAAATCAACTTTTGATACAAATTCTTTCATAATTTAGTTTGACTATAAGAGAAAAGACAACTcacaattgtttttatatatatattttttacagattcaccaaataacaaaacaataaatggtgTATTAATGGCAGTAGCAGGGTTCTTTGTTGGAGGAGTAGCTAATCTCATTAGTGCAGCTATTTCTGCAGATTTAGGTAACTATACAATTCTTGCTTAAATGGTTGAATGGTTGTTTTCTGTTTGCCCAAATGTCCAGTGCAGTTGAATGTCAAGAGTgtatttaaaaattgtaaatgtaattgaaaaaaataactgtacATATTGAGCTCTCACTAAGTTAATTATAAACCACAATATGTTTTGTGAGGAGTTGCTTCCACCCATTTTATATTAAGTGTTTAAGGATGTAAAAATTCTAGAAGTGATGAGAAAATCGTCATCACACACAATAGTTTCCAGACAGAAATTGAAGACCTCCtctaaatcatttaaaattttaaattgttattaaCGACTTCTGAAACATAAACTGAGCTTTTGTTGTTTAAAAGAATTAAACTTGTTTCCTTTCCTTCAGAAATAGCTGATTCTACTCCAGCCTACATAGATAGGTGGGttcacagtggtggatccagaacttttcataaagggcGGGGGgctgctgactgacctaagggggagGAGggtgctccagtcatgcttcattgattccctatataatcaacctaatttttcccatgaaaggggggggggcctggatccgcctatgattcATCTATGTCCTTTCTGTTATATTCATATTGATTTAGAAATTGTTGTTTAACCAGTGAAATAATTTAGTTGCCATAATGGATCATTGTAAACAAGTAAATTGAAAATGCCTATGTGGTCCTGTTGATCCTAGAACAATGAATCGTGGCTGGGTTGGTTTGTAAAAATTCAATTCTGTTTATGTGTATGTTGTTAATTTTGTTCAGCTGTACTTAAATATTTATACCTTACACACAGGTCGCCAAGGCCCTGTACAAGGTAATACTGAAGCCTTAGCAACAGTTACTGGTATTGTTGATGGAACAGGCAGTGCTGGTGCAGCCATTGGCCAGGTAATTCTAACAACTATTGTTTCCTTTACGAACCTAGTTATTGTCAGTGAATTAAATAGGATTTTAAGTGTATTAGGGACAAAAGAATAGAACTGTATCTTGTGATTCAAGGGCCAAAAAAAGTCAATACATATTTCTTTTTGAGAATCATGCTGTTAAAAAGTTTGACATGATTAGAGATAACTAGTCTTATTAGAGCTGAGTGAtatagaaaaagaagatgtgatatgattgccaatgagacaactctccacaagagacctaaatgacacagaaattaacaactacaggtcaccgtacagccttcaacaatgagctaagcccatactgtatagtcagctttaaaaggccccgaaatgacaatgtaaaacaattcaaaggggaaaactaactgccttatttatgtacaaaaaataaatatgtaacacataaacgacAAACTGTTTCTCTTCTTGATTTGCaagaaaatcaaattttgaaatatcataGCATTCTTTTTTATTGGGAGTCAAAAAACATAGTAGTATATTA
This sequence is a window from Mytilus edulis chromosome 1, xbMytEdul2.2, whole genome shotgun sequence. Protein-coding genes within it:
- the LOC139511124 gene encoding sugar phosphate exchanger 3-like, whose protein sequence is MKSETSQFTSHHVVVFLLTFFSYAFFHATRKTFSNVKTTISAEWTPSFHNSTVNKTQPDKIWNSHTMFDNPKDAEPFLGMLDGAFLISYAVGLYISGIIGDRLNMRLVLSFGMVSSGLSVFIFGTLFEWIGYYNKYVYVVVWILNGLLQSTGWPTVVAVMGNWFGRSSRGFVLGLWSACASVGNIIGALLASAVLDYGYDYAFLLSSTVLMAGGVAIFFGLVSTPKELGLPVPDEMITNQEVTIDANSVNTSENIESIESDSDDTESGRLLRRSSSRESEVVSRPKALGFIQALLLPGVILYALSYACLKFVNYSFFFWLPFYLHGAFGWKETVADDISIWYDVGGIIGGTIAGFISDRFRKRSLIVIPMLVLAIPALFIYSHSPNNKTINGVLMAVAGFFVGGVANLISAAISADLGRQGPVQGNTEALATVTGIVDGTGSAGAAIGQVLVPVIQQKFGWKSVFVVFMIMIALTIVCILPMFIKECKGAIAHYSFSWYGGLTKKRTVMVEDEFDET